The Natator depressus isolate rNatDep1 chromosome 8, rNatDep2.hap1, whole genome shotgun sequence genome window below encodes:
- the CCN1 gene encoding CCN family member 1 — protein sequence MNYQTTSYFFLAVAFLHLFRLALSACPAACQCPLEVPKCAPGVGLVLDGCGCCKVCAKQLNEDCSKTQPCDHTKGLECNFGASTTAQKGICRAQSEGRPCEYNSKIYQNGESFQPNCKHQCTCIDGAVGCIPLCPQELSLPNLGCANPRLVKVPGQCCEEWVCDETKDAPEEFEGFFNKEFGLDASEGELTRNNELIAVVKGGLKMLPVFGSEPYSRSFESLKCIVQTTSWSQCSKTCGTGISTRITNDNPDCRLVKETRICEVRPCEQPSYGSLKKGKKCTKTKKSQAPMKFTYAGCSSVKKYRPKYCGSCVDGRCCTPHQTRTVKIRFRCDDGETFTKNVMMIQSCKCNYNCPHANEAYPYYRLFNDIHKFRD from the exons ATGAACTACCAAACCACCAGTTATTTCTTTCTGGCTGTTGCCTTCCTCCACTTATTCCGGCTG GCGCTTTCCGCCTGTCCGGCCGCCTGCCAGTGCCCTCTGGAGGTGCCCAAATGTGCCCCGGGAGTCGGTCTGGTTCTGGACGGCTGCGGCTGCTGTAAAGTCTGCGCTAAACAACTCAACGAGGACTGCAGTAAGACCCAGCCTTGTGATCACACCAAGGGGCTGGAATGCAATTTCGGCGCCAGTACCACGGCTCAGAAGGGGATCTGCAGAG CACAATCCGAGGGAAGACCATGTGAATATAACTCAAAAATCTACCAGAATGGTGAAAGTTTCCAGCCCAACTGTAAACACCAGTGCACATGCATAGATGGAGCTGTGGGCTGCATCCCGCTCTGCCCACAAGAACTCTCTCTCCCTAACCTGGGCTGTGCCAACCCACGGCTGGTTAAAGTCCCTGGCCAGTGCTGTGAAGAATGGGTCTGTGATGAGACCAAAGATGCTCCTGAGGAGTTCGAAGGTTTCTTCAACAAAGAATTTGGTCTAGATGCTTCAGAAGGTGAATTAACCAGGAACAACGAGCTGATTGCCGTTGTGAAAGGAGGACTGAAAATGCTACCTG TCTTTGGATCTGAGCCATACAGCCGATCTTTTGAGAGTCTCAAATGCATTGTGCAGACAACTTCATGGTCCCAGTGTTCAAAGACTTGTGGAACTGGTATCTCTACCAGGATCACCAATGATAATCCTGATTGTAGACTAGTCAAAGAGACCAGGATATGTGAAGTGCGGCCATGTGAACAGCCCAGTTATGGTTCCCTAAAG AAGGGAAAGAAATGCACCAAGACCAAGAAGTCACAAGCCCCAATGAAGTTTACTTACGCTGGATGTTCCAGTGTGAAGAAGTATCGCCCCAAATACTGTGGCTCCTGTgtggatggaaggtgctgtacCCCCCATCAGACCAGGACCGTCAAGATCAGGTTCCGTTGTGATGATGGAGAAACTTTCACTAAGAATGTAATGATGATCCAGTCTTGCAAATGCAACTACAACTGTCCACATGCAAATGAAGCTTACCCCTATTACAGACTGTTCAATGACATTCACAAATTTAGGGACTAA